From Chloroflexota bacterium, the proteins below share one genomic window:
- a CDS encoding GNAT family N-acetyltransferase, which produces MSKEFQMNQGAHVRVAQLDDAEVLAVLSYEFNHVQVTSDHVLSRLSSGFHTEIVVVGEVDGQVVGFACAQVLESICYAKPWAELTELYVQERYRRRGVGRGLVRMVEQMARREGATDLLVHTNNVNIAGQALYQSMGYAMQSHVSLQKGLIPP; this is translated from the coding sequence ATGTCGAAAGAGTTCCAGATGAACCAGGGGGCTCATGTTCGTGTGGCCCAGTTGGATGATGCAGAGGTGCTCGCGGTTTTGAGCTACGAGTTCAATCATGTTCAAGTGACATCAGATCATGTATTGTCACGTTTGAGTTCCGGTTTTCATACGGAGATCGTGGTCGTGGGAGAAGTAGATGGACAGGTGGTAGGATTTGCTTGTGCCCAGGTCTTGGAATCCATCTGCTATGCAAAACCGTGGGCCGAATTGACAGAATTATATGTACAGGAAAGGTATCGCAGGCGAGGTGTTGGTCGAGGCCTGGTCCGGATGGTCGAACAAATGGCACGGCGGGAAGGTGCCACCGACCTGTTGGTTCATACGAACAACGTGAACATAGCCGGCCAAGCGCTATACCAGAGTATGGGCTATGCGATGCAGTCGCACGTCTCGCTGCAGAAAGGATTGATTCCCCCCTGA